In a genomic window of Myxococcota bacterium:
- a CDS encoding phytanoyl-CoA dioxygenase family protein → MSTGPDPQETVEALADQGFVILEGAIEPALVRRLRDAIREVTAEAAAAPRGNSTEGYATLRTYNLLAKGAAFQEMPTHEAVLPVVEGVLDEGCLLSGMTAIDMGPGEVPQPIHPDDLVVTAPRPHPPVMCTSIWALTDFTEANGATRVIPGSHRFPGLPDPKGEHDWIPAEMPAGSVLLLDGSTWHGGGANQTSDEWRLGVNVQYCAGWCRPQQNQYLGVPPEIARGFSDRLLELCGYSLYKGIMGHIDGQSPASVLGEERLAERAYASPRMAALKRR, encoded by the coding sequence ATGTCGACCGGCCCCGATCCGCAAGAGACCGTCGAAGCCCTGGCCGATCAAGGCTTCGTGATCCTGGAAGGCGCGATCGAGCCGGCGCTCGTCCGGCGGCTCCGCGACGCGATCCGGGAGGTCACTGCCGAGGCCGCGGCGGCCCCACGGGGCAACTCCACCGAGGGATACGCCACCCTCCGCACCTACAACCTGCTGGCGAAGGGCGCAGCCTTTCAGGAGATGCCCACCCACGAGGCCGTTCTCCCGGTGGTCGAGGGGGTGCTCGACGAGGGCTGCCTGCTCTCCGGAATGACCGCCATCGACATGGGCCCGGGCGAGGTCCCCCAGCCCATCCATCCGGACGACCTGGTGGTCACGGCACCGCGGCCCCACCCGCCCGTCATGTGCACGTCGATCTGGGCGCTCACCGACTTCACCGAAGCCAACGGAGCCACCCGTGTGATCCCGGGCAGCCACCGCTTTCCCGGTCTCCCGGATCCAAAGGGCGAGCACGATTGGATCCCGGCCGAAATGCCGGCGGGCAGCGTCCTCTTGTTGGACGGCAGCACCTGGCACGGCGGTGGCGCGAACCAGACCTCGGACGAATGGCGCCTCGGCGTGAACGTCCAGTACTGCGCGGGTTGGTGCCGGCCGCAGCAGAACCAGTACCTCGGCGTACCGCCCGAGATCGCGCGCGGCTTCTCGGACCGGCTGCTCGAGCTCTGCGGCTACAGCCTCTACAAGGGCATCATGGGCCACATCGACGGACAGAGTCCGGCGAGCGTGTTGGGCGAAGAGCGCCTCGCGGAACGAGCCTACGCATCCCCCCGCATGGCGGCCCTGAAGCGTCGCTAG
- a CDS encoding SDR family NAD(P)-dependent oxidoreductase has product MKRFEGKVALITGAASGIGRATALRFAEEGGRIFGADINAEGLAETAKAVAEAGGQMESGRFDLTKFDECGAAVEAAASAYGQLDTLANVAGASRFHHFHEMEEGQWRFLMALNLDSVAFMCMAAIPRLLESKGSIVNVASVAGMIGQAYTVGYCAAKGGVVQLTRALAAEYVKTDLRVNAVAPGGVDTPLNQNIDFPDGMDFKLVQQYSGHRGFAQASEIAASVAYLASDEARFVHGTVLSIDAGVSSS; this is encoded by the coding sequence ATGAAGCGCTTCGAAGGAAAGGTTGCCCTGATTACCGGTGCCGCCTCGGGCATTGGTCGCGCGACGGCACTGCGCTTCGCCGAGGAAGGCGGACGCATCTTCGGCGCCGACATCAACGCCGAGGGACTCGCCGAGACGGCGAAGGCGGTCGCCGAAGCAGGCGGACAGATGGAGAGTGGTCGCTTCGATCTGACGAAGTTCGACGAGTGCGGCGCCGCCGTCGAAGCCGCGGCCTCGGCCTACGGTCAGCTCGACACGCTGGCCAACGTCGCCGGTGCGAGCCGCTTCCATCACTTCCACGAGATGGAAGAGGGTCAATGGCGCTTCCTGATGGCGCTGAACCTCGATTCCGTGGCCTTCATGTGCATGGCCGCGATCCCGCGCCTGCTCGAGTCGAAGGGCTCGATCGTGAACGTGGCGTCGGTCGCGGGCATGATCGGTCAGGCCTACACCGTCGGGTACTGCGCGGCGAAGGGCGGAGTCGTCCAGCTGACGCGTGCGCTGGCGGCGGAGTACGTGAAGACGGATCTCCGCGTGAACGCGGTCGCCCCGGGTGGCGTCGACACGCCGCTCAACCAGAACATCGACTTCCCCGACGGCATGGACTTCAAACTGGTCCAGCAGTACTCGGGGCATCGGGGCTTCGCCCAGGCGAGCGAGATCGCCGCATCGGTCGCCTACCTCGCCTCGGACGAGGCGCGCTTCGTGCACGGCACGGTGCTGTCGATCGACGCGGGCGTCAGCTCGAGCTAG
- a CDS encoding cytochrome P450, with product MKVDYNPFSEAIYDDPFPTYRALRDHSPVHYVEEFDCWFLSRFADVWALEQDQRNLTTKYGTTSTHLVIQQTPTSPNLAGLDPPEHNRVRSFFNPAFKPGAVATLEPQIRGFARDAIAELQKAGGGCGVELGGKVSSRVVCTLIGLPLEDADRIQEWVNLYFDREPGQRGSTKRGIQAAKELAIYLFQTSKRMRSEGAPEGSVMQKLHQEELNGEKLDDMGIAIQLNMLVIGGTETFPKVFSATLDRLAQNPDQRAACVADPGLAADAFYEALRIDMPTQMLGRTIVNDFEFQGHTLRGGSRLLFLWGSANRDEREFEEPDRYDVTRRAPRILSFGHGQHMCLGAHVAKLEGRILVEEVLSAFPEYRVDAANTKRMRSEFFRAYTELPIRV from the coding sequence GTGAAGGTCGACTACAACCCGTTCAGCGAAGCCATCTACGACGATCCCTTCCCCACCTACCGCGCGCTGCGCGATCACTCGCCGGTGCACTACGTGGAGGAGTTCGACTGTTGGTTCCTCTCGCGCTTCGCCGACGTCTGGGCGCTGGAACAGGACCAACGCAATCTCACGACGAAGTACGGCACGACGTCGACCCACCTGGTGATCCAGCAGACGCCGACCTCCCCCAACCTGGCCGGACTCGATCCGCCGGAACACAACCGGGTGCGCAGCTTCTTCAATCCGGCTTTCAAGCCCGGCGCCGTTGCGACGCTCGAGCCCCAGATCCGCGGCTTCGCGCGTGACGCGATCGCCGAGCTGCAGAAAGCCGGCGGTGGATGCGGTGTCGAACTCGGCGGCAAGGTCTCGTCGCGGGTGGTCTGCACGCTGATCGGGCTGCCCCTCGAAGACGCCGACCGGATCCAGGAGTGGGTGAACCTCTACTTCGATCGCGAACCCGGCCAACGCGGCAGCACGAAGCGCGGGATCCAGGCCGCGAAGGAACTCGCGATCTACCTGTTCCAGACCTCGAAGCGCATGCGCAGCGAGGGCGCGCCCGAAGGCAGCGTGATGCAGAAACTCCACCAGGAGGAGCTGAACGGCGAGAAGCTCGACGACATGGGCATCGCGATCCAGCTCAACATGCTGGTGATCGGCGGCACCGAGACCTTCCCCAAAGTGTTCTCGGCGACCCTCGACCGCCTGGCCCAGAACCCGGATCAGCGCGCTGCCTGCGTCGCCGACCCGGGCCTCGCGGCCGATGCCTTCTACGAAGCCCTGCGCATCGACATGCCCACCCAGATGCTGGGTCGCACGATCGTGAACGACTTCGAGTTCCAGGGGCACACGCTGCGCGGCGGCAGCCGCTTGCTCTTCTTGTGGGGATCGGCGAACCGGGACGAGCGCGAGTTCGAGGAGCCGGACCGCTACGACGTCACGCGGCGCGCCCCCCGCATCCTCTCCTTCGGACACGGGCAACACATGTGCCTGGGCGCGCACGTGGCGAAGCTCGAGGGCCGCATCCTCGTCGAGGAAGTGCTGTCCGCGTTCCCCGAGTACCGCGTCGACGCCGCGAACACGAAGCGCATGCGCTCCGAGTTCTTCCGCGCCTACACCGAGCTGCCGATCCGCGTCTGA
- a CDS encoding Rieske (2Fe-2S) protein: MLETAVCRLDDLPDPGARGFVVDGGDGAQRVIVLREGDVVRVFENRCPHRGTPLDLRPDDFLDREGEHLVCATHGALFRKDDGHCIAGPCTGDRLEPFEARVEAGVVLVNLLGGLEPDPT; encoded by the coding sequence ATGCTCGAGACCGCGGTGTGCCGCCTCGACGACCTGCCGGATCCGGGGGCGCGGGGTTTCGTGGTGGACGGGGGCGACGGCGCGCAGCGGGTGATCGTGCTGCGCGAGGGCGACGTCGTGCGGGTCTTCGAGAACCGCTGCCCGCACCGCGGGACGCCCCTCGATCTGCGCCCCGACGACTTCCTCGACCGCGAGGGCGAACACCTGGTCTGCGCGACCCACGGCGCCCTCTTCCGCAAGGACGACGGGCATTGCATCGCCGGTCCCTGCACGGGGGATCGCCTCGAGCCCTTCGAGGCGCGCGTCGAGGCCGGCGTGGTGCTCGTGAACCTGCTGGGCGGGCTCGAGCCCGACCCCACCTGA
- a CDS encoding enoyl-CoA hydratase/isomerase family protein, giving the protein MIDLRREGDVFVLQMDSGENRFHPDFVAAWNTALDEVEKASGPKALVTTGSGKFYSNGLDVEYMTGCPDVPAYLNTVLAVMRRILVFPAFTVAALNGHAFGAGAQIALAHDARLMRSERGFFCMPEIDMKAPLHPGMTAIIQARLPRQTAHEVIVTGTRYPAERALEARIVDRVVPEPELVAAATAVAAEYAPKADPVMTVLKEGMYPQALAALSKTFGE; this is encoded by the coding sequence ATGATCGACCTGCGCCGCGAGGGCGATGTCTTCGTCCTGCAGATGGACTCTGGAGAGAATCGCTTCCACCCGGACTTCGTGGCGGCCTGGAACACGGCCCTCGACGAGGTGGAGAAGGCGTCCGGGCCCAAGGCCCTCGTCACCACCGGCAGCGGGAAGTTCTACTCGAACGGCCTGGACGTGGAGTACATGACGGGCTGCCCCGACGTCCCCGCCTACCTGAACACGGTGCTCGCGGTGATGAGGCGCATCCTGGTGTTCCCGGCCTTCACCGTGGCCGCGCTGAACGGCCATGCGTTCGGCGCCGGTGCCCAGATCGCTCTCGCCCACGATGCCCGGCTGATGCGCTCCGAGCGCGGCTTCTTCTGCATGCCCGAGATCGACATGAAGGCGCCGCTGCATCCGGGCATGACCGCGATCATCCAGGCGCGTCTGCCGCGCCAGACGGCACACGAGGTCATCGTCACCGGCACCCGCTACCCGGCCGAGCGTGCCCTCGAGGCGCGCATCGTCGATCGCGTCGTGCCCGAGCCCGAACTGGTCGCCGCGGCGACCGCCGTGGCCGCCGAGTACGCACCGAAGGCCGATCCGGTCATGACGGTGCTGAAGGAAGGCATGTACCCGCAGGCGCTCGCGGCGCTGTCGAAGACCTTCGGCGAGTAG
- a CDS encoding MFS transporter, with protein sequence MVDTHVEESLGANPGDAALNPADQVAMGVPASKAPGFLGSSRGRAFRALAHRPYRLLFSAFLVNQTGFWLSHLGMQGLMAAKSGNDPLWLGWLFFALFIPAFALAPLAGVTADRYDRKRIMLVSYAGIAALSAVLAALTATDAITPLSLLSIGFGMGLCFCFSGPASYALAANTVPPEDMPSAVSLQSAANNLTRVVGPMAVAPIIATGRFEWAFMAFVVAATIAGGLTAAMRVRPYTPEPSEGGILARLAGGFRHASERKPAVPALSVVAVLSLFGVSHAVVLPVFAEEVLGNLDAFAWIVVSTGAGAVLGALTIGYRRSDPTLASSVWVMLAYSGALAAFAVSTSLWAALLTQFVLGWCYFAIMTSLQTLVQQLVDESKRGRVMSLFQVAWAGLVPWGGLALGAAAGSFGVVPTLLAGAAVCAVYAIGIGLWSRQSAWAGLPASQEGVY encoded by the coding sequence ATGGTCGATACCCACGTCGAAGAGAGCCTCGGGGCCAACCCCGGGGACGCCGCCCTCAATCCCGCCGATCAGGTGGCGATGGGCGTGCCCGCCTCCAAAGCCCCGGGCTTCCTGGGCTCGTCGCGCGGTCGTGCGTTTCGCGCGCTGGCCCACCGCCCGTATCGGCTGCTGTTCTCCGCGTTCCTGGTGAACCAGACCGGCTTCTGGCTGTCCCACCTCGGCATGCAGGGCCTGATGGCCGCAAAGAGCGGCAACGACCCGCTGTGGCTCGGCTGGCTCTTCTTCGCGCTCTTCATCCCAGCCTTCGCCCTCGCCCCACTGGCGGGCGTGACCGCCGACCGGTACGACCGCAAGCGGATCATGCTGGTGAGCTACGCGGGTATCGCCGCGCTCTCGGCGGTGCTGGCTGCGCTCACCGCCACCGACGCGATCACCCCGCTCTCCCTGCTCTCGATCGGGTTCGGAATGGGCCTGTGCTTCTGCTTCTCGGGTCCGGCGAGCTACGCGCTCGCCGCCAACACGGTCCCGCCCGAGGACATGCCGAGCGCCGTCTCGCTCCAGTCGGCGGCGAACAACCTGACGCGCGTGGTCGGGCCGATGGCGGTAGCACCGATCATCGCGACCGGGCGTTTCGAGTGGGCTTTCATGGCGTTCGTCGTGGCGGCCACGATTGCTGGCGGACTCACCGCGGCGATGCGCGTGCGGCCCTACACACCAGAACCCAGCGAAGGCGGCATCCTCGCCCGGCTGGCCGGCGGCTTCCGTCACGCGAGCGAGCGCAAACCCGCGGTTCCGGCCCTCAGCGTGGTCGCAGTGCTGTCGCTCTTCGGCGTCTCCCACGCGGTGGTGCTGCCCGTTTTCGCCGAGGAGGTGCTCGGCAACCTCGACGCCTTCGCCTGGATCGTCGTCTCGACCGGGGCCGGCGCGGTCCTCGGCGCACTCACGATCGGCTACCGGCGCAGTGATCCCACGCTGGCGAGCTCGGTGTGGGTGATGCTCGCCTATTCCGGTGCCCTCGCCGCCTTCGCCGTTTCCACGTCTCTCTGGGCCGCGCTCCTCACCCAGTTCGTCCTGGGATGGTGCTACTTCGCGATCATGACGAGCCTGCAGACGCTGGTGCAGCAGCTCGTCGACGAGTCGAAGCGCGGCCGGGTGATGAGCCTCTTCCAGGTGGCCTGGGCCGGCCTGGTGCCGTGGGGCGGGCTGGCGCTCGGCGCCGCCGCGGGCTCCTTCGGCGTCGTCCCCACGCTGCTGGCGGGTGCCGCCGTTTGCGCGGTCTACGCCATCGGCATCGGACTGTGGTCGCGCCAATCCGCCTGGGCCGGCCTGCCGGCGTCCCAGGAAGGGGTGTACTAG
- the gpmI gene encoding 2,3-bisphosphoglycerate-independent phosphoglycerate mutase: protein MTWKLRSHPTFSGVRGPVVACVMDGVGIGARDASDAVHLARTPHLDWLAQNALATQLRAHGTAVGMPSDADMGNSEVGHNALGAGRVFDQGAKLVAQAIADGRIYQGDAWQEVTERVRASGQPLHFIGLLSDGNVHSHIDHLFALLRRCDEEEVSAVRIHALLDGRDVPERSALGYLDALEELLETLRRKPNRDYRIASGGGRMLVTMDRYGADWRIVERGWQTHVRGEGRAFRTAKEAVETFYREDASVGDQQLPAFVIADDDGPVGPIRDGSSVVFLNFRGDRAMELSQAFEDDDFPHFDRGARPDVLFAGMMQYDGDLAIPKRFLVSPPEIERTLGEYLVRNDVHQLAISETQKFGHVTYFWNGNRSGTFDDSRELYVEVPSDTLPFEERPWMKAAEITDRVITELRTGRFRHVRLNYANGDMVGHTGDLGASVIAVEAVDLQLGRLLRAIDELGGALIATADHGNCDDMFERDKKGEVVLARDGRPKPKTSHTLNQVPFYVHAPGAGLSLRPGVNEPGLANLAATVLQLLGLDAPDDYAPSLLR, encoded by the coding sequence ATGACTTGGAAGCTCCGCTCGCACCCGACGTTCTCCGGCGTGCGCGGACCGGTGGTGGCCTGCGTGATGGACGGCGTGGGCATCGGCGCCCGCGACGCGTCCGACGCGGTCCACCTCGCCCGCACCCCCCACCTCGACTGGCTCGCCCAGAACGCGCTGGCCACCCAGCTCCGCGCCCATGGCACGGCGGTCGGCATGCCCAGCGACGCCGACATGGGCAACAGCGAGGTCGGCCACAACGCGTTGGGGGCCGGCCGGGTCTTCGACCAGGGCGCGAAGCTGGTCGCCCAGGCGATTGCCGACGGTCGGATCTACCAGGGCGATGCCTGGCAAGAGGTGACGGAGCGGGTGCGCGCCTCGGGGCAGCCGCTGCATTTCATCGGCCTGCTCTCGGACGGCAACGTCCACAGCCACATCGACCATCTCTTCGCCCTGCTGCGACGCTGCGACGAAGAGGAGGTGAGCGCGGTGCGCATCCACGCGCTGCTCGACGGTCGCGACGTCCCCGAGCGCAGCGCCCTCGGCTACCTCGACGCCCTCGAAGAGCTGCTCGAGACCCTGCGGCGCAAGCCGAACCGCGACTACCGCATCGCCTCGGGCGGCGGGCGCATGCTGGTGACGATGGACCGCTACGGCGCCGACTGGCGCATCGTCGAGCGGGGCTGGCAGACCCACGTGCGGGGCGAGGGCCGCGCGTTCCGCACGGCGAAGGAAGCGGTCGAGACCTTCTACCGCGAAGACGCCTCGGTGGGCGATCAGCAGCTGCCCGCCTTCGTGATCGCGGACGACGACGGACCGGTCGGCCCGATCCGCGACGGATCGTCGGTGGTGTTCCTGAACTTCCGCGGCGACCGCGCGATGGAGCTTTCCCAGGCCTTCGAGGACGACGACTTTCCGCACTTCGACCGCGGTGCCCGCCCCGACGTGCTCTTCGCGGGCATGATGCAGTACGACGGCGACCTCGCGATCCCCAAGCGCTTCCTCGTCTCCCCGCCCGAGATCGAGCGCACCCTCGGCGAGTACCTCGTTCGCAACGACGTGCACCAGCTCGCGATCAGCGAGACCCAGAAGTTCGGCCACGTCACCTACTTCTGGAACGGGAATCGCAGCGGCACGTTCGACGACAGCCGCGAGCTCTACGTCGAGGTGCCGAGCGACACGCTCCCCTTCGAAGAACGTCCCTGGATGAAGGCGGCGGAGATCACCGACCGCGTGATCACCGAGCTGCGAACCGGACGCTTCCGACATGTGCGCCTCAACTACGCCAACGGCGACATGGTCGGTCACACGGGCGACCTCGGCGCTTCGGTCATCGCCGTCGAGGCCGTCGACCTACAGCTCGGACGACTCCTGCGCGCGATCGACGAGCTGGGCGGCGCGCTGATCGCGACCGCCGACCACGGCAACTGCGACGACATGTTCGAGCGCGACAAGAAGGGCGAAGTCGTGCTGGCTCGAGACGGGCGACCGAAGCCGAAGACCAGCCACACGCTGAACCAGGTGCCCTTCTACGTACACGCGCCCGGGGCCGGGCTGTCCCTGCGGCCGGGCGTGAACGAACCGGGCCTGGCCAACCTCGCGGCCACGGTGCTCCAGCTGCTGGGCCTCGACGCGCCCGACGACTACGCGCCCTCGCTCCTACGCTGA
- a CDS encoding PEP-CTERM sorting domain-containing protein, which translates to MRKQQWCKQGAAVLALGFLSVALAAPAGALSSFGFSQASSDSTPAEWLGATLSYEVVDLQTFTLSVRNDTAGATAFDISHVFFNVGDQVGYLNLVEAVSSVNGTNTGAWSVGDYGYDRTTAFFGNFDQSLRTAPGASATERIAPGETQSFTLQMNCDYSACDFDALLGDLSAGGYGQAHAALRFTYGPNLDAAFGAITNLGTTVVPEPSTGLLMATGLAAWGLRRRTRA; encoded by the coding sequence ATGCGGAAGCAGCAGTGGTGCAAGCAGGGTGCAGCGGTTCTCGCCCTCGGATTTCTTTCGGTGGCGCTGGCCGCCCCGGCCGGGGCGCTCTCGTCCTTCGGCTTCAGCCAAGCCAGTAGCGACTCGACGCCGGCCGAATGGCTGGGGGCGACGCTCTCCTACGAGGTCGTGGATCTCCAGACCTTCACGCTGTCCGTCCGCAACGACACGGCCGGCGCGACCGCCTTCGACATCTCCCACGTCTTCTTCAACGTGGGCGATCAGGTTGGCTACCTGAACCTGGTGGAAGCGGTCAGCTCGGTGAACGGCACGAACACCGGCGCCTGGTCCGTGGGCGACTACGGCTACGACCGCACCACCGCCTTCTTCGGCAACTTCGACCAGTCGCTGCGGACCGCGCCCGGTGCCAGCGCGACCGAGCGCATCGCCCCCGGCGAGACCCAGAGCTTCACGTTGCAGATGAACTGCGACTACAGCGCCTGCGATTTCGACGCCCTGCTCGGCGATCTGAGCGCAGGCGGCTACGGCCAGGCCCATGCGGCTCTGCGCTTCACCTACGGGCCGAACCTCGACGCCGCCTTCGGCGCGATCACGAACCTCGGCACCACCGTGGTTCCGGAGCCTTCGACGGGCCTGTTGATGGCGACCGGGCTGGCCGCCTGGGGCCTGCGCCGACGCACCCGCGCCTAG
- a CDS encoding phytanoyl-CoA dioxygenase family protein, with protein sequence MRTLRDDEIAQFERDGVVVLRQVIPPDWLERMAAPLEAELRAVRSADLSEMARAIEARGGDTLVEGDAPAQGGFVAGTDHWRHDADFRAFALESPLAAAASALLRSRAVFLYEDSLLVKEPGTAEHTAFHQDMGYFHVQGEQVCTTWCPLDRVTPESGALRYVVGSHRDGRLYKPNFFVSNEEVPGTEGESVPDIAAGDFEVVSFDLEPGDVAVHHARTVHGAFPNLSTDRRRAISVRYCGDDARFALRPGAPTKPHHAELREGDPLGGEAAPRAALARA encoded by the coding sequence GTGCGCACGCTCCGCGACGACGAGATCGCTCAGTTCGAGCGCGATGGGGTCGTCGTGCTCCGCCAGGTGATTCCGCCGGACTGGCTCGAGCGGATGGCCGCGCCCCTCGAAGCCGAGCTGCGGGCCGTGCGCAGCGCGGATCTCTCGGAGATGGCGCGTGCGATCGAGGCGCGCGGAGGCGACACCCTCGTCGAGGGCGACGCACCGGCCCAGGGCGGCTTCGTCGCCGGGACCGACCACTGGCGGCACGACGCCGACTTCCGCGCCTTCGCGCTCGAGTCGCCCCTGGCCGCGGCCGCCAGCGCGCTTCTGCGTTCGCGCGCGGTCTTCCTCTACGAGGACAGCCTGCTCGTGAAGGAGCCGGGCACCGCGGAACACACCGCCTTCCACCAGGACATGGGCTACTTCCACGTGCAGGGGGAGCAGGTCTGCACGACCTGGTGTCCCCTCGATCGCGTGACACCGGAGAGCGGCGCGCTGCGCTACGTCGTCGGTTCCCACCGCGACGGACGGCTCTATAAGCCGAACTTCTTCGTCTCGAACGAGGAGGTGCCGGGCACCGAGGGCGAGAGCGTCCCCGACATCGCGGCGGGCGACTTCGAAGTCGTGAGCTTCGATCTCGAGCCCGGCGACGTGGCGGTGCACCACGCGCGCACGGTGCACGGCGCCTTCCCGAACCTCTCGACGGACCGCCGGCGCGCGATCTCGGTGCGCTACTGCGGCGACGACGCGCGCTTCGCTCTGCGCCCTGGGGCGCCGACGAAGCCGCATCATGCCGAGCTCCGCGAAGGCGACCCGCTCGGCGGCGAAGCTGCGCCGCGGGCCGCGCTGGCGAGGGCCTAG
- a CDS encoding TylF/MycF/NovP-related O-methyltransferase — MSDAPDPRLAAENRDRYLELLKLALCHALWDEPGLPLATRDYKRGLLRRLAVRGVERAFARLGWRVFERLEPDAGRSGRKWALQAHSMIGVDRMEHLRRCVEQVLAEDVPGDLVETGVWRGGACVFMRGVLAAHGVSDRRVMLADSFAGLPPPDPERYPADAGDRHHQKRFLAVTEAEVEANFRAFDLWDDQVVLVPGWFADTLPRFPSERIAVLRLDGDLYQSTREALEHLYPRLSVGGWCIVDDYGLAPCARAVDDYRREHGIEEPLEKIDWTGVAWRRALG; from the coding sequence GTGAGCGACGCGCCGGATCCGCGACTCGCTGCCGAGAACCGGGACCGCTACCTCGAGCTCTTGAAGCTCGCCCTGTGCCACGCCCTCTGGGACGAGCCCGGCCTGCCGCTCGCGACGCGCGACTACAAACGCGGGCTGCTGCGCCGCCTTGCCGTACGCGGTGTCGAACGCGCGTTCGCGCGCCTGGGTTGGCGCGTCTTCGAGCGGCTCGAACCCGACGCTGGCCGCAGCGGGCGCAAATGGGCGCTTCAGGCCCACAGCATGATCGGGGTCGACCGGATGGAACACCTGCGGCGATGTGTCGAGCAGGTGTTGGCCGAGGACGTCCCGGGTGACCTCGTCGAGACGGGGGTCTGGCGCGGCGGCGCGTGCGTCTTCATGCGGGGCGTGCTCGCCGCCCACGGCGTCTCGGATCGACGCGTGATGCTGGCGGATTCCTTCGCCGGCCTGCCGCCGCCCGACCCGGAGCGTTACCCCGCCGACGCCGGCGATCGCCACCACCAGAAGCGCTTCCTCGCCGTGACCGAAGCGGAGGTCGAGGCGAACTTCCGCGCCTTCGATCTCTGGGACGACCAGGTCGTCCTCGTCCCGGGCTGGTTCGCCGACACCCTGCCGCGCTTCCCGAGTGAACGCATCGCCGTGTTGCGCCTCGATGGCGATCTCTACCAGTCGACCCGCGAGGCCCTGGAGCACCTCTATCCGCGCCTCTCGGTGGGGGGCTGGTGCATCGTCGACGACTACGGGCTGGCGCCCTGCGCGCGGGCCGTCGACGACTACCGCCGGGAGCACGGGATCGAAGAGCCGCTCGAGAAGATCGACTGGACCGGGGTGGCCTGGCGAAGGGCCCTGGGCTGA
- a CDS encoding AMP-binding protein → MSYPAALRSHAARTPERVALVCGDRRLRYDELDALSERWAHAFAARDVGAGDFVTIALPNGVPFVLACFGAWKLGAVPQPISWRLPAKEREAILAQAKPRLVVGVDASDAAGFPALPADFEPPVVDAPPLPDRTSPSRQALASGGSTGRPKLIVDALAAECDPTQPFYGNQPGNTVLVPGPQYHAAGFVNTSVTLLLGGTVVLLERFDPQEALAAIETHGVQWVSFVPTMLLRIWRLPEAERTAHDLGSLERLVSSGGPCPAWLMTELVHWIGPERVFNAYGGTERIGGTLISGREWLDHPGSVGKPTGGRKLRILADDGRELPPGEIGEVFMMPPGGRGSTYRYIGAEARGTDDGWETLGDLGYLDADGYLYLVDRRTDMIVTGGANVYPAEIEAALDAHPAIHSCAVIGLPDEDLGQRVHAIVEADPAVVGDETLRTHLADHLVRYKIPRSFEYVTTPLRDEAGKVRRSALRDARLPAS, encoded by the coding sequence ATGTCCTACCCCGCCGCCCTGCGATCCCACGCAGCACGCACCCCCGAGCGGGTCGCGCTCGTCTGTGGCGATCGCCGTCTCCGCTACGACGAACTCGACGCCCTGTCCGAGCGCTGGGCCCATGCCTTCGCCGCGCGCGACGTGGGTGCGGGAGACTTCGTCACGATCGCCTTGCCCAACGGCGTGCCCTTCGTGCTGGCGTGCTTCGGGGCCTGGAAGCTCGGCGCGGTGCCCCAACCGATCTCGTGGCGGCTGCCCGCGAAGGAGCGCGAGGCGATCCTCGCCCAGGCGAAGCCGCGCCTGGTCGTCGGCGTCGACGCCTCGGACGCCGCCGGGTTCCCGGCCCTGCCCGCCGATTTCGAACCGCCGGTCGTCGACGCACCGCCGCTGCCCGACCGCACCTCCCCTTCGCGTCAGGCCCTCGCGTCGGGCGGGAGCACGGGTCGACCGAAGCTGATCGTCGACGCGCTGGCCGCGGAATGCGATCCGACCCAGCCCTTCTATGGCAACCAGCCCGGCAACACGGTGTTGGTTCCCGGGCCCCAGTACCACGCAGCGGGCTTCGTGAACACGAGTGTGACCCTGTTGCTCGGCGGCACGGTCGTACTGCTCGAACGCTTCGATCCCCAAGAAGCGCTCGCCGCGATCGAGACCCACGGCGTGCAGTGGGTGTCCTTCGTGCCGACGATGCTGCTGCGGATCTGGCGCCTGCCCGAAGCCGAGCGCACGGCCCACGACCTCGGCAGTCTCGAACGCCTGGTGTCGAGTGGCGGACCCTGCCCGGCCTGGTTGATGACCGAGCTGGTGCATTGGATCGGCCCCGAACGGGTCTTCAACGCCTACGGCGGCACCGAGCGCATCGGGGGCACGCTGATCTCGGGTCGCGAGTGGCTGGATCACCCGGGCTCCGTCGGCAAACCGACCGGTGGTCGCAAGCTGCGGATCCTCGCCGACGACGGCCGCGAACTCCCGCCGGGCGAGATCGGCGAAGTGTTCATGATGCCGCCGGGTGGGCGCGGTTCGACCTATCGCTACATCGGGGCCGAGGCCCGCGGCACCGACGACGGCTGGGAAACCCTGGGCGACCTCGGCTACCTCGACGCCGACGGCTACCTCTACCTGGTCGATCGCCGCACCGACATGATCGTGACCGGCGGCGCCAACGTGTACCCGGCCGAGATCGAGGCCGCCCTCGACGCCCACCCGGCGATTCACTCGTGCGCCGTGATCGGCCTCCCCGACGAGGACCTGGGACAACGCGTCCACGCGATCGTCGAAGCCGACCCCGCTGTGGTGGGCGACGAGACCCTGCGTACCCACCTGGCCGACCATCTCGTCCGCTACAAGATCCCGCGCAGCTTCGAGTACGTCACCACGCCCCTGCGCGACGAAGCGGGGAAGGTGCGCCGCTCGGCCCTGCGCGACGCGCGCCTGCCCGCCTCGTGA